Sequence from the Ectothiorhodospira sp. BSL-9 genome:
GCGTTGCGCGCTATACCAAGCTGCATGGCTCGGTGGACTGGCTGCAAACCGGAAAAGATATTCGCCGTTTCGGGTTGCCCTTCGGAGCCGAAAACGTTGAACCGTATTTGAAGGCGCCCGGCCTCGGTGATGCTACGGCCCATCGATTGATGATTTACCCTAACGCCGCCAAGGACCGGGAAACCGCTGATTACCCCTACGTGGAGCTATTTCGCGATCTCGCGGCGGCAGTGTGCCGCCCGAATAGCACAATGGTGACCTACGGCTACAGCTTCGGCGACGAGCACATCAACCGCGTGATCCGCGATATGCTCACCATTCCCTCAACCCATCTGGTCGTGATCTCTTATGACGACCCGCTCGGTCGCATCATGGAAACCTACGAGGAGATGGGCAGACCGTCGCAGATCAGTTTGCTGATCGGCCCCGCACTGGCCGACTTGAGTACATTGACTGAAAACTATTTGCCCAAGGCTGCCATCGACAAGACGACCTTCCGCATGAGCGAGTTGCTCAAGCAACGGTGGGGTGCTGAACAACCAGTTGATCAGAAAGCTCCAGAGAACGATCAGCCTGCTTATGGGGAGGGGCCGATATGAGCCTGTCCCCACTGGCTTACGGTGACTCTCTGCGCATCGGGACCATCGACTTCGTCTCGCCCGATGAAATCAAAGTACTGCTGGAGATTGAGGCCCCCGACGGTGTTGCGCTCAATACCGGTACGCCGCGCCCGTTCCCGCGCATCAATGGCTATGTGCTGATCCCCAGTGATGAAGGCCACTTGGTCGCCCAGGTAGAGTGGATCACTATCGAGCGCTCGCAGTATCCCAAGCGCCGAGGTATGCAGGATTTTGGCCTGGTGGACTTGCCCTACCCATTGCGCAAGATGAGCCTGAATCCCCTGGGCTGTCTGTTTTATGACGGCAGAAAAGCAAATAATGAGGAGAACTATCGATTCCGTCGCGGTGTCGAGAGCTATCCCACCGTGGGCGATTCTGTACTGCTTCCCACTCAAAATCAGCTGCGCGCCATCGTGAAATCAGGCGATAACCGCCACGTAATGATCGGCACCAGCCCCCTGGCTGCCAACGCCGAAGTGAGCGTTGATCCGGACCGATTGTTTGGACGCCATTTGGCTGTTCTGGGAAACACCGGCAGTGGCAAATCCTGCTCAGTTGCGGGTTTGATCCGTTGGTCTTTGGAGGCGGCGGAAAGGAAACGAGGTGAAAAACCCAACGCCCGCTTTATCGTACTCGATCCTAATGGAGAATACGCCAACGCGTTTGAAGGACTGGGCGATGTGCGCGTATATGCCGTCGAGCCCAATGATGGCATCGAACAGCTGCAAGTGCCGCTGTGGTTCTGGAATAGCGAGGAGTGGAGTGCGTTTACTCAGGCGAGTGAACGTGCGCAACGTCCGCTGCTACGCAGGGCCCTCCGGGAAATGCGCAGTAGTTCCGATGTCGCTGAAGATACTGTGTTCGTTCTGCGTCGAAAAGTCAGTTCCATCCTTATTACTTTGAAGGCTCAAGTCCGCAACGGTGAAACTTATGAAGGGTGGAAGTTTGGCCCCAAGCTGCCGGTATTTATTGAGGATCTTGAAGCATTTTCACGTGAGTTCACTGATCACAAAGTGAGTTTAGAATTTCTTGCATCTCAGGTGCAATCTCTACTAGATCGCCCACGACAAAGGTTCCATAAACAGAACGGCCAGACTGGATACAACGATTTTCCCGCAACAGCGGTAGAGGAAGTCATTGCTCATTTTCAAGGATTCCTCGCCACCATCGGTGGAGCGGTTTATCAGGACGGTCCTAATGAGGACTCGCCTCTGGAATTTGACGGTGTCCAGTTCGCCGATCACCTAGAAGCATTGGCAAGCCAAGAAACGAACGCACAGTTTTTCGAT
This genomic interval carries:
- a CDS encoding ATP-binding protein — protein: MSLSPLAYGDSLRIGTIDFVSPDEIKVLLEIEAPDGVALNTGTPRPFPRINGYVLIPSDEGHLVAQVEWITIERSQYPKRRGMQDFGLVDLPYPLRKMSLNPLGCLFYDGRKANNEENYRFRRGVESYPTVGDSVLLPTQNQLRAIVKSGDNRHVMIGTSPLAANAEVSVDPDRLFGRHLAVLGNTGSGKSCSVAGLIRWSLEAAERKRGEKPNARFIVLDPNGEYANAFEGLGDVRVYAVEPNDGIEQLQVPLWFWNSEEWSAFTQASERAQRPLLRRALREMRSSSDVAEDTVFVLRRKVSSILITLKAQVRNGETYEGWKFGPKLPVFIEDLEAFSREFTDHKVSLEFLASQVQSLLDRPRQRFHKQNGQTGYNDFPATAVEEVIAHFQGFLATIGGAVYQDGPNEDSPLEFDGVQFADHLEALASQETNAQFFDFLIMRIRTMLSDARVKRIVTGTTEPSLTDWLEKHIGDNQASNGSITVIDLSLVPAEVVHIITAVIARMTLEAQQRYRNLNQGDILPTVMVMEEAHTFIRRYKDGAENQNSATICCQVFEKIAREGRKFGLGLVLSSQRPSELSPTVLSQCNSFLMHRISNDRDQELVHKLVPDNLRGLLRDLPSLPSQHAILLGWASELPVLVQMNALPEQHRPKSDDPDFWAVWSGKDDDGEIVEREVDWKAIADDWQQVDGPPQKQNLEKNDE